GCTGGCCTTGAGTTTGCCCCCAGGCTTGCTCCGGGCTGTGCCAGCCGGGCAGAGGATTGTTCCGCTTGACGTAGCGGGCAATTTGCGTCGCGACACAAAGGCCGATGCCGCCCCGGCGCATTTCAGGAAAACAAACCGTGCCCTGGCCTCGGTCGGGTTTATCCGTCAGGCTGTGTTCGCGCTGGCGAATCTCACGAATCGGACGCGTCAGGTCGCGATTCCATTCCAACGCGTTCATCGAAAGATCCAGGTGTGCGTCAAGAATCAACATACGTGGGCAAAGGAGAATCGAATTCCAGCGACACTGCAAATCGGAAAACGACGGCCGTTTCTCCGACCCCGATTCTTACTCTTGCTCGTAATCCTAATCTCGAAGGCAAGAGATTAAGATCAGGATTGCGATTAAGATCGGGTGCTCGACTGCGCCGACAGCCGTGCGCAAAGGTGTGGCTTATACAAGTGCGTCGAGCAGCAATACCAACGCCAGCGCCGCAAAAGAGATAATCGTTTCCAACACCGTCCAGGTCTTCAGCGTTTGCTCCACGCTCATGTTCAGGTATTCCTTCACAAACCAGAAGCCGCCGTCGTTCAGGTGCGACAGGATCGCCGATCCCGCGCCCATGGCGATGATCAGCAACTCGCGGTTTGTGCTCGGCGACGCGAGGACTATCGGAGCCAGGATTCCCGCGGCCGTGGAGATGGCCACGGTTGCCGAGCCGGTCGCGACGCGAATGAGCACCGCGACGAACCAACCCAGAAGCAACGGAGAAATCGCGCTCCCTTTCACCAGGTCCGCAATGGCGCCGCCCACGCCGCTGGTGACCAGCACGCGGCTGAATCCGCCTCCCGCGCCGACCACGAGCAACACCAGCGCGACTGGACCGAGGCATTCGTCGGCGAACCTGGAGATTTGTTGCCGGTCAAACCCGCGCGCGATTCCGAACGAGTAGAACGAGAAGAGAACGCCGACCAGCATCGCCACCGTTGGATGGCCCAAGAATCCGCTCCAGGCGCGAATCGGATTGCCTTGGACTTTGCTGATAGCTCCGGCACTCTCCAAGTGCTTCTTCGCCACCTCGGCGTCAGGCTTCGAGACCTCGCTGAGCAGAGGGGAGGGGAGCGAATCAAGGATCTTCTCGGCGCCGGTTGCATCCAGAACTGGCTTGAGTGTCCGAATGGCATCGAGAATCTGAGAGCGTTTGGACTCCGGAGCGGACATCAGGACCAAATCGAATTTTTCCTGAGCCGCCG
The sequence above is a segment of the Verrucomicrobiota bacterium genome. Coding sequences within it:
- a CDS encoding permease DsdX (member of the Gnt family of gluconate transporters; not involved in gluconate transport; unknown function), whose product is MPGLSHNASLLLYTLIAIVALILLIAKVKLNAFVALILASLFVGLCAGMNLPDIGRSFGEGVGAVLSSVAIVVGLGTILGKLLAESGGAEVVAHTLIRAFGEKRMHWAMLVIAFVVGIPVWFTVGLVLLIPIVFTLARETRTPLLRLGIPLVAGLSVAHGLVPPHPGPMAAIELLKADPGKTILYSILVGLPTAIIAGPIFGRFATRKIHVELGGIGAQLTQRHATKSPPAFSLTLLTILAPILLMMAATLVDVLYPAAQEKFDLVLMSAPESKRSQILDAIRTLKPVLDATGAEKILDSLPSPLLSEVSKPDAEVAKKHLESAGAISKVQGNPIRAWSGFLGHPTVAMLVGVLFSFYSFGIARGFDRQQISRFADECLGPVALVLLVVGAGGGFSRVLVTSGVGGAIADLVKGSAISPLLLGWFVAVLIRVATGSATVAISTAAGILAPIVLASPSTNRELLIIAMGAGSAILSHLNDGGFWFVKEYLNMSVEQTLKTWTVLETIISFAALALVLLLDALV